The stretch of DNA TGGCCGTTGGGGACTGTGATCTCGAACAGATCGTTCACCGGGTACGGGCGGCCCGGGTTCGCCGCGCCGGCGGTGGATTCGCCGATCACCACAGCGCGTTTGAGATCCTGGAGCAGAAAGGCCAGCCCTTCCCCACCCGAGAAGGAATTCTTCGAGGTCAGGACGAACACAGGGCGCTTGCCGTCGCGCCACGCCAGCGTATCGGCGACGGTTGCGTAGACTTCGCGGGTGCCGGTCCTTGGGATGACTTCGAACAACGGCTTGCCCGGTTCCTCGAACAGGTAGCTCATGAGCAGGGCCACGGTACCCGGCGAGCCGCCACCGTTGTTGCGCATGTCGAGGATCAAGGCCGCCGCCGGTTGCAGCAGCTTCATCGCCGCGGCGAGCGCGTCCCGGTGCTCCACCGGACGGAGGAAGTACGCCATGTCCAGCAGCCCGATGTTGCCGGGCAGGACCTCCGTTCGCCGAAAGCCCGCCGTCGTTGGCACATCACGTTGTGCCGGCGATGAACCTGTCGCGCTCGAGGGCCTGACAACCTGCACGGCGACGTGCTTGTCTCGGGTCACGTCATAGAGGTCGTGTGTCAGCAACTCAGCGAGTTCTTGTGGCGTTGCCGCCTTCGCGTAGCGCCCGCCGGCCAGGGCCGACGTCAGCGCTAACCGCACGGCGCCCGTGAGCGGGATGTCGAAGTACTCGCGGCTGAAGACGTCCACGACGCCCGTGACCGTGGGCGCGATCAG from Vicinamibacterales bacterium encodes:
- a CDS encoding S41 family peptidase: MRRLAAAVFTTWCVGVALWGAQPASLAPGLIAPTVTGVVDVFSREYFDIPLTGAVRLALTSALAGGRYAKAATPQELAELLTHDLYDVTRDKHVAVQVVRPSSATGSSPAQRDVPTTAGFRRTEVLPGNIGLLDMAYFLRPVEHRDALAAAMKLLQPAAALILDMRNNGGGSPGTVALLMSYLFEEPGKPLFEVIPRTGTREVYATVADTLAWRDGKRPVFVLTSKNSFSGGEGLAFLLQDLKRAVVIGESTAGAANPGRPYPVNDLFEITVPNGQLLTILSRRNWEGNGVTPDIKVPATDALTEAHTRALAAIKQP